The DNA segment gatgactgcattggcgccacctcgtgctcccgcgaggaggttgagcaattcatcaacttcaccaacacattccaccctgaccttaaatttacctggaccatctctgacacctccctccccttcctggacctctccatctccattaatgacgaccgacttgacactgacattttttacaaacccaccgactcccacagctacctggattacacctcttcccaccctacctcttgcaaaaatgccatcccgtattcccaattcttctGCCTCCACTggatctgcttccaggaggaccagttccaccacagaacacaccagatggcctccttctttagagaccgcaatttcccttcccacgtggttaaagatgccctccaatgcatctcgtctacatcccgcacctccgcccatagaccccactcctccaactgtaacaaggacagagggcccctggtgctcaccttccaccctaccaaccttcgcataaaccaaatcatccgccgacatttccaccacctccaaacagaccccactaccagggatatatttccctccccacccctttccgccttccgcaaagatcgttccctccgcgactacctggtcaggtccacgtccccaaacaacccaccctccaatcctggcactttcccctgccaccgcaggaactgtaaaacctgtgcacacacctcctccctcacctctatccaaggccctaaaggagccttccacatccatcaaagttttacttgcacatccactaatatcatttattgtatccgttgctcccgatgctgactcctctacattggggagactgggcgcctcctaggagagcgctttagggaacttctccgggacacctgcaccaatcaaccacaccaccccgtggcccaacatttcaactccccctcccactctgcccaggacatggaggtcctgggcctccttcaccgccgctccctcaccaccagacgcctggaggaagaacgcctcatcttccgcctcggaacacttcaacctcagggcatcaatgtggacttcaacagtctccttatttccccttcccccacctcatcctagttctaaacttccagctcagtaactgtctgcataacttgtccggacttgtcctacctgcctatcttcttttctacctatccactccaccctctccttcttgacctatccccttcatcccctcccccactcacccattgtactctatgctactttctccccacccccaccctcctctagcttatctctccacgcttcaggctcactgcctttattcctgatgaagggcttttgcccgaaatgtcgatttcaaagctacttggatgctgcctgaactgctgtgctcttccagcaccactaaccaaGAACTGAATCAAGCTGAGCTAATAATAAAATGTAAATGCATGGAAATAAGGTAATCACCACTCATTAATGAGACCATTGAGAACCTGTTTTTTCCATTTGTTGCTGTAATTTATCATCTTTCTAACCATTGCCCATGTGATGGAAGGAGAGGAAAATTCAACCACATAAAGATCTATGCATACTAGACTGTATCGGTTTCTGAATCTCTGCCAAAAAAAGATTTTGAAAGAGTTGCCTCTGTCTGGTAATTCAAAAAAATTACTTCTTGAAACACCTTTGTACTCCCTGCGGTAAAGTCACACAATGATGCACGATGAGGTCATTCAATATGATGTATTGATGTGCTCATCTGTCAACAGCTGGATATGCCAAAGCAGTGGGATGTGCACTCACTTTCACATCTCCCCAGCATAAGAAAGTAGTCATGATCTTTGTGTACCATTCAAGTTCCCTCCTTGAGAGATGTAGTTAGCAACTTAAACTGCAGCTCGCAGCTTTTAATAGGGATCGTTTCTCCTTTGTAAACTTGCCATTAAAAATGGGCTATTTTGTACATTTTTCCTTAGTGAGAAGATAGTATAATGATATGTTGTACCTGTAGAAAAGGGAAGGGAAACTCTTAAGGGAGTTAGAAACCAAAAGTAAGAGCCATTTCTGGATGTTTTTTTGCCCAAGGAGATTGTGCTTGAGCTGTATTGTGTCATAAAGTCAATAAGAACAACATTGCTCTTGTGCACCACAGGATTCAGAAGGATGGCATGTTTCTCCGAGCGTCAAGATACAGAGCTGACACCTTGAAATACTTGTTCTGCTTGCAAATCTGCAAATTAGTGACTAGCAAAAGATTTCTATTTTTATTAGTGACTAGCACAATATTTGCAAAATCATCATTTCTGGGATGGTGTAAGTGTTTGCTATGTGCACCTATAGTTTTGGAACGATATTTCCCCGGAATGCCTAGACTATGTCCTGAGGGCAGCTTTGTGAAAGTTGAGATTGTAGACAGAAGGTATATTGTGGGTTTCCTCAATGGTGTGGCCCTCAACGAGATATCTTATAGCTGCCCAGGCTTTTGCAATATAAAGGAATGGTAACACTAAATGTCAAGGAAGGGCGTCTAGTGATGGATAATGGATGAGGAGGAAAAGATCTCCACATAGTACAGTTCTTTTCTGTAATGCTTAACTTCaaacgatcagccatgattgtattgaatagtagagcaggctcagGGGAGTGAATTGCTTACTCCTGCACCTAGTTCTGATGTTTTTATGTGCCCTGTATGCTAACAATGATTGTATGAGGAAGATGCATTTTAGGAGGAATAAAGCAGCTCTCCATTTCATTATCACACAATATTGTCCACGTGAGTTTGTTTTATGGGGAAAAGTAAATGAGGATCAATAACATGCATGCATCAATCTGTGGGTATAGTTCCATTAACAGGCAAGTGTTTTTGTTCCAGCAAAATGAATGATTTCAGAGATATTGCAGCTGATGATCACGCTGCTACCATTGCAGCTTTCCCCTATGTTATTATCATtctagcttgctgtgttcttggagtggcacggtggcacagtggttagcactgctgcctcacatcgccagagacccaggtttgattcccacctcaggcaactgtctgtgtggagtttgcacattcttcccatgtatgtgcgggtttcctttgggtgctccagtttcctcccacaatccaaaatgtgcaggttaggtgaactggccatgctaaattgcccatagtgttagatgtaggggaatgggtctgggtgggttgctcttcagagggtcaatgtggacttgttgggccaaaggaccagtttccacacggtaagtaatctaatctaatttttttctgttttctcaccCAGCTGCCCTTAGCTTGTCCTCAGCTGCCATTGTTAAGCTGAGTTCTGAACAACAGCTGGAATAAGATGGACAGCTCTGCGATTGTATTGTCAAATCTGACATGGAAACAACCTGACAAACTTGGATGTGCACACACTGCCAAATTACTAACAGCCATTGCAAAATTGAGCCAAAGTGTAATATGCGATACTGAGAAAAATAGtgacatttttatttttgttgtCAAAATGTGATTGTGACAATACGCAAGCACAATCCACATTGAGAAGCCCAGGAAATCAAGCAAGTCAGGATTTGGGGTTTTCACATCAAATGCGTGTTTATTACATTCACAATCGTAGATCAGAGTGATTGCATTCCTACTTTACATCAGTAGGAAGATAAACTTTATCTCTGCCATCTCTCCTGCTTTCGGATCTGCTGCAGCCATCCACTGTTTGCAAGTTGTAATGAGGAGTGTGTATTTTAGCAGTCTGTGGTGACTCGATCAGCTTCAAttaccagagaatccagaattcAATTCAGAACAGCTTTTGGATTTCAAGTGGGCCTGCATATGTTCAGTTACACACAGCAAACTGTGTGAACATGCACATATGAAGGCTGGCCATGCCATAACCAGCTCACAGATTGCTGCTAATACAGGCTCCTGACCCACAGGTCATCTACTATTTCGACTTTCATTTTCTTCCTTCATGGGTTTTTTTCTTACTTTAATCTACTTCCCTTCTGCGGAGAGAGTGAGCCAGTGCAGGGGACATTAAGAGCATGGGGAAGAGCAAGCACAGTGCAGGGCATTGATCCCACTGTGACAGTGTTAGAGGTCTTTTGGCATGAGCAGTGGTGACGAGAACAGGCAACTTGAGATCACCTGGCctctgaggcagggagtgtggtgctggaaaagcacagcaggtcaggcagcatccgaggagcaggagaatcgacgttttgtgcatcagcctttcatcattcctgatgaagggcttgtgcctgaaacgtcgattctcctgctcctcggatgcagcctgacctgctgcccttttccagcaccacattctcgaatctgatctccagcatctgcagtccttgctttctcctCTGCAGTAGGGAGAGCAAGTCCAACATGGAAGAGATCGAACCCTGtgtggagtacaaagttaaaaattacacaacaccaggttatagtccaacaggtttatttggaaatacaagcttttggagcactgcttcttcatcaggtagctagtggggcagaatcataggacacagaatttatagcaatacATCATAGTGTCATCCAACTgatgcgatatattgaacaaaccgcTCTTGCTGTTAAGTCTCCACCTCCACACCTCTGGGGAGTGCAAGCCCAGCATGGCTAAACTCTTAGGAAGGTCTGCAATATTGAACTTTTGACTATATTTCCTTATATTTATACTTTATACCTAATCACCCTTGTGCCTAAGATGGCACTGGAAATGGTGATATTGTCCACTTTTGTATCATTGTACTTGGGTACAGTGGCAATAAAAATCCAACTCTAATTCTAAATCACAACTGATGACAGCTGAGCTTTCTCAGTATTTCAGGCATAAAATTATTTCTGGTATGAAGTTTTGGTTCTTTCAGTAGCTTCAGATAAAAAAATGGTTATTCTGGTTAGAGGACAGTAGACCCTGGTTTACTTTTCTACCAGGTTCAATTGCTCTTTCTTTGAGAGTTTTCTAAACAGTTCTATGGGAGCTTTTAATGAAAGAGCAACAGAGCTTCAGTTTAATACCCTGTCTGAAGTATGTCCCCTCCAACAGAACAACTGTCTCCAAGTTCTGCACGAGACTGTCAGCCTAGATTTTTGCAGTCACATCTCCGGAATGGGCCTGGAACCCAGATCTTTTGAGTTAGAAGATGAATGCTATCAATTAACTGAGCCACTACAGATGCAACAGAAATAAAATGCCTCACAGGAAAAGTAGACCAACTGTAATTAATAATGCAAGTTAAAGGTAGTATTAAACAAAAGGAGGAGGTGTGTATGCTGTTTAACAGAATAGAAAGCTTCAAGGCTTAGAACAATTTTAGAATTTAGCAAAAGGTGACCAAGAATTTGATAAAAAAGAAAGTATGCAAGAGACAAGTTGTCCGTGGTATGTACAGGTGAAGAGTCTTAGTTTAAGCTGAGGAATGAAAAACAGTCCCTGAAGATGATTGTTGCACAAGACCTTCACCTTAAACTTCTCCTGCCTTTATAGACAGCTTGTTGTCATCCTTTTTCCCCTTTTTAAAAAATCCGTGAAAGCCATAACTGTGGGCAAATGGTCTGACCAGAATCCTTGAATTCAGAACCAAAGTTGTCACCATTTGCAGCACCATCCCATATCAACTTTGCCAACTTTATATAGCACAAGGAACCTCAGTAATACCACAGACTCAGAGATCGTGAAGAATTTATTGCACAACTCAACTTAACATAGTTGATGATCTCTTTAAGTAAATtgttgggggaagggggtggtaTGAGAAGAAGGCTAACAAGCTGTTGAAAGCACATTTTTAGTTGGATATGTTGAAGAGAGCATGTTAGTTGAAGGAATGAAGTTCAAAATGGTAGCAAGAGTATCAATTCAACCTTACACACTGATTGATAATCTGCCTCCATTGTGCATTTCATACAGTACACTCTTACAGTTCTTTCTCAACACTTCAAACATTGGTGTCCAGCATGCAATAGGTGGAAGTGTTTGTGTGTTTAGTGTGATTGCCATTTTGTTCCCAAAAGGCACCCTTAATATTAAAACTATAGATGCATTAGACTTGAATTTTGCAGTCTTAAAAATTATTGGGCTTTACCAGAACCATGTCTGGATTGTTATCTGCAGTTGAGATTTCTTCATCCAGTGGGATTGAAAGAAATTTCTGTTAATTAAATTTGACCTTAAAGAATCAAAACTGTACTTAGTAAGTTATTGCACCATGTTCATTTATTTGATTATAAGCAGACAGTTTATAGTAAAATTGCAAGTAAAGATACCCTTATTTGGTTTAAAGATTCCAGTTCCTTCATACAGCTTCTAATTTAACATAAATGACTGAGGAAAATCTCTCTTCCGTTTAAATGTTAATCGCTCACATTCCCACATGTTTTGAAATGTAAGGTTCAGCAATTACTTCAAGCCATTATTATTCAATTAATCTTTCCAGGCAAGCATAATCAAACATTCCACCACATATGCTAGCTTGTATTTCATCAATGTTACATGTAATTACCAGAAAAGTGGATTCACTCTTGAAGTTCACCTGTTTGATCAATGAAATCTCCACTTTGATATTGAGAAAAATTACGGAGGGACTACtcaaagtcaggattgtgatcTCAAAGGGGTTGAGAGCTGAACCTTTGTGGTCATGGGCTCCAAAGCAGTAATGGCAGTCACGAGGCTTTGACTGATTTTTAACAGGTGTCAGGCCTGTGTTTTCAGAGGCTCTTCTGGCTACTCTGCTCTGTAGGGTCTCCCCATCACCTCTATCCCACCTCCCTGGCTCTCAGAGTCCTCGTCGAAGAGCTGTGACAATTTTGAGCCTCAAAATAGAGCTTCTGTGGGAAAAACGTTGGGAAGCACATTTCAAAGTTTTAATAAACTGCTGAAGGAAGTTAAAAGATCTAAATGTTTTTCGGACATTGGGACAAAAGAGCCCACACTGTTTGACTGAATTCACTGACTTTTTTTTGTAATGGGGATGAGGGGATCTTGCACATTGGCTGAAGAGCCAATGAGAGCCTTGGTTAGGGCACGCTCACTGTGTCAACTGCCATGAAATGATGGACTTTCCCAGAATCAATGACTTTGGGAATTGTTACTTCTCAAACGCTCTATTGTATAGCTATACCATCACAGTGGTAATAGCTGCCGCTAGTGTGACACCCAGCTGAGGCCAAATATTGCTCAAAGGGAAGCAATGGGAGGAGGGGGTAAgggtggacgggaggggaagaggTGGACCAGCAGCAAGGGTTGTCAGTGGGGGCCCCTTGCCAATGCAAGGTCCTTCAACCAGACACCATTTCTTTAAATGAGGGGCCCGTCCCTCATGTCAGAGGCCTGCAAGCAAATTTTTCAGGGCTTGTTTGTTACCTACCTGTTACTGCGATAATTTCAGTGATTATGGGATTAGGTTGTTCAGTATGATTAATTGCTTGATTAAGTGTACACACTTTGGCATTGCGTAAGAAAGCCCAGCCAGTGGGCTGTGGAAGGGGTTACCTCTACCAAtggcctgcccctcttctgtggtTATGTTCATGCCGGGGCATCACTGGAGAGGGAGCACACAGTGCCCATCGATTCTCTCGATGCCtttagggagaggtgggcactacAGGGGGTATAGCACTTCATTCTCTGCCACGAATTCCATTTTGCTTtagtcccctccctctttccttaACCTCTCTCACTTTTTAACATTAGCCTTGCCCTCAACAGGCATAGCTTGCAAATTAGCTACATGGGTGTATTCCTGGGGTGGTGGGAAAAAAATGTTAATAAACCCTTTTTATATAGCTGTCTTCATTTGCTGTCTCACTGTAAAACATAAAAATAATCACAGgtgattttggggaaaaaaatacATAGATTCTAGGCCGGCCCGGAATAGACAACTGTTATGGGCTGGGTGCGTTTGTGGTGCACAATAGTGTCCCAGTTctggaaaaagaaagagaaggcTGTCCATGGGCCTTCCATGAGGGATTGAAGTGAAAGTTCAAAGTTTAAGGGTACCCATGTGGTGACCTCACACCTGATTGAAAATCCCTGCCAACGGACTCATTGAGGGGAGGAAATTAAATTCAGCCCATTAAATCCTGTGTTATCTTATTGTGAACATCACTAGTAATACAACTAATGAAAACCTCTTTGTTTCCAGACTGGTATTGAATTTTGCCTTGGTGCCATCTCTTTTGAACAATAACTATACCATGACCCTTTTCTGGTTGCCTGGCACGTAGCCGTCAGCTCAAGGCAGACAAAGCAAAATTCGGTAAAACACCTACTGCATCTAATATTTTTACAACCAAATTGGTTGTGCTCAAGCAGCCTGCCACAAGTAGGGCAGGCCCGAATAGAAGGGCAATTTGTCACAACAGTATCTGGGAGGTTAATTAATGGGCAATTACGCAGTGTATCCAATTCTATGTTGGTGCATCCTTCATTGTCACATCGATCAGAACGTGGCCCAGGTCCTTTCCATGGTTTCATGCATTGCCAGCAGAATTCAAAAACACTCTGTTTCTCAGCAGTGCAGATAATGCAGTGGACACATAGGTTAGCCAGGTCTTTGCGTTCAACAAATGTGCTGCATCCTGGACACTAGTGGTAAAAATAAGGCCAAATATTTAGTGACATGAATATATACACATTGATAACCCAGATTGCAACCATGAAAGGTGCAAACCCCCAGAAGTTGCTGATGCTTCTGTTATCAATGATGATGTGTTATCAGTTTCACCATCACTCCTATGATAAAATCAAGACCCTAAATCCACTCCTCACAACACCCCAGGATTGCTACACTCCTACAATGAACAAAAGGAACTAAAAGAAATAAATTAGAGTATGAAAGGAAGCTAGCTAGGAATGTAAAACCAGCAAGTGCTTCATATAGGAATCTGAAAGGTAAAATAATAAGTAAAGGGAGTAATGAACCTCTAGAGCATGAGAATGGGGAGTTAAGAGTAGATAATAAAGTAATGGTGGATGAGATAACATCTTCACCACAgagcatatttttaaaattgcCAATAACAGCAATAAACCaggaatggaagggagagaggaacataATGAGATCACAATCATGTGGAAATCTGTATTAAACAAACTGCTGGACCTAGAGGCTGACAAGTCTCTGGGTCCAGATGAATTTCATTCCAGAGACTTGAAAGAGGTGGCAATTAAGGAAGTAAATGCATTTGTCCAAATTTTCCAAACTTCCTTTGAATCAAGAAAGATTCCATGTAAGAAAGCCAAAATAACTAATCTATTTATGAAGGAAAGTGTGCACATAATAGGAAACTGCAGGCAAGTTCACTTGATGTCTGGTGTGCGAAAGCTTTAAGAATCAATTATTGAAGTGATTACAGctgcacacttagaaaaattCAAGGTAATTGGTAAGGGTAAACATGGTTGTGTTGAAGAGAAATCAtttttaaccaatttattggagtATTTTGAAAGAGTAACTTGTACTAAAGATAAAGGGGAGCCAGCAGATATAGTCTACTCAGATTTCCAGACGCATTTGACAAGTTGCTGCATCAAAGGTTATTGTACAAAGTGGAAGTTCACAGAGTAAGGGGTAATAATCAAGCATAGATGGAAGATTTGCCAGCTGACAAAAAACAGGGAATATGTGTAAATTGATGGTGTGCTATTGAAATCTGTATTGGGGCTCAAACTTTGGACAGTTTACTTCAATGATGTAAATCTTCAACATTTAATTACATCTATATGTGATGTGACAGTTAACTTGCATTGTTATTTCTGTAGTAAACTTACTGATTGGTATTCACAGTACTCAGCTGCAGCCAACACAGCAACAGTTTCCTCAAAATATTGCTGCTCTTCTGCGGTCAGAACCGCTAGTTTGCGAACTTCATCATAGGGCCATTCATGTCCACATTTCTCTGTCGTTCCCTCCTTTAGTGCTGGGCAGAAGAACTTATACTGACCCTATGGTTCCAAAGTTAAATGCAAATGAAGGCTTCAAACTTCAATTCAGTGAGCATCATGTGTGTGGCAGAGTAGTATATCATTTAGTTACAATTCACTAACCGAGTTCCCAACTCACTCAGGTAGATTCAATGTGGTAAAAGTGATAAATaagtttcagatttttattttaaattgttgaAGATAGAACTAAATATTATAATCCTAATAAAATGCCAAATTTGAAATAAATAGATGACAAGAACCAAAGTAACATCATACAGTACAATGTGCAGTGATTTATTTTAATGTACAATAAGTAATGGTATTGTTCACAAGGCCCACATATTCAGAATATCATTTTTAACAAGTGTTATGTACTCCAGACGACCTGAAACTTCTCCTCAGGGAGATTGTGGTCTAGCAAAGTTTGACACATTCACTGCAGCACATTTTATTGCACGAGAAACTAGGGACAAGAATGATTCAATTATATTGATAAAATTcaaatttggaaaaaaaacataaaaaGCATCACTGCAGGTGGAATAAAGCATTGTTGTATTTTTACACATTTATATAGTTTCTTTAAATTTGACAGACTCAATTTAAAAGCCAAAAATGCTTACCTGATCTAGGAGACTTCGACACCAACTAGTCAGTGAATTTGGATCAACTGCATGTTTGCAGGACATTTCTGCTCGCAAAATATTAGGATCATCATCTCCTGAAATGCAAGGAACACAGTCACTTTTGAAAGAATGCTATTTGGGAATCAGCAAATGTGAATTACCAATAACAGAAGGGCCAGTTTAAACATTGAACTTGGACTAATATCTGATGAACATCTTAACATGATGATggatttttgcaaggtttgtgaaggtttgtcgctcaggttgagggttagggtgtaggtttgct comes from the Chiloscyllium punctatum isolate Juve2018m chromosome 6, sChiPun1.3, whole genome shotgun sequence genome and includes:
- the LOC140479044 gene encoding E3 ubiquitin-protein ligase RNF19B-like isoform X2, producing the protein MSCKHAVDPNSLTSWCRSLLDQGQYKFFCPALKEGTTEKCGHEWPYDEVRKLAVLTAEEQQYFEETVAVLAAAEYCEYQSCPGCSTFVERKDLANLCVHCIICTAEKQSVFEFCWQCMKPWKGPGPRSDRCDNEGCTNIELDTLRNCPLINLPDTVVTNCPSIRACPTCGRLLEHNQFGCKNIRCSRCFTEFCFVCLELTATCQATRKGSWYSYCSKEMAPRQNSIPVWKQRGFH
- the LOC140479044 gene encoding E3 ubiquitin-protein ligase RNF19B-like isoform X1 — encoded protein: MTTLRQQIEKRYDPDDRTLKFVKRKDEITGDDDPNILRAEMSCKHAVDPNSLTSWCRSLLDQGQYKFFCPALKEGTTEKCGHEWPYDEVRKLAVLTAEEQQYFEETVAVLAAAEYCEYQSCPGCSTFVERKDLANLCVHCIICTAEKQSVFEFCWQCMKPWKGPGPRSDRCDNEGCTNIELDTLRNCPLINLPDTVVTNCPSIRACPTCGRLLEHNQFGCKNIRCSRCFTEFCFVCLELTATCQATRKGSWYSYCSKEMAPRQNSIPVWKQRGFH